A region of Actinobacillus porcitonsillarum DNA encodes the following proteins:
- a CDS encoding glycine zipper 2TM domain-containing protein, whose protein sequence is MKKFGLAAALLSSFVMVGCANTDIYSGSVYSSDQAKEARSISYGTIVSVRDVKIQADNQGVIGTIGGGVLGGLAGSTIGGGSGQAVASAVGAIAGAMIGSTVEEKASQVSSLEMVIRKDDGKEIVVVQKKEDGFVAGKRVRIVGSNADLNVSLL, encoded by the coding sequence ATGAAAAAATTTGGATTAGCTGCGGCTTTATTATCTAGCTTTGTGATGGTTGGCTGTGCCAATACAGATATTTATAGCGGTAGTGTTTATTCTAGCGACCAAGCTAAGGAAGCACGCTCAATTAGCTATGGTACTATTGTATCGGTACGTGATGTTAAAATCCAAGCAGATAACCAAGGCGTAATCGGCACCATTGGTGGTGGTGTATTAGGTGGTTTAGCTGGTTCAACAATTGGCGGTGGTAGCGGTCAAGCTGTGGCAAGTGCCGTAGGAGCAATTGCAGGTGCAATGATTGGTAGCACAGTTGAAGAAAAAGCGAGTCAAGTTTCTTCTTTAGAAATGGTGATTCGCAAAGATGATGGCAAAGAAATCGTCGTCGTTCAGAAGAAAGAAGATGGTTTTGTTGCCGGTAAACGTGTAAGAATCGTTGGTTCTAATGCAGATTTAAACGTTTCTTTACTTTAA
- the cgtA gene encoding Obg family GTPase CgtA, whose product MKFIDEALIRVEAGDGGNGCVSFRREKYIPKGGPDGGDGGDGGDVYLIADENLNTLIDYRFEKRYAAGRGENGRSAGCTGHRGNDITLRVPVGTRAIDNDTQEVIGDLTKHGMKMLVAKGGYHGLGNTRFKSSVNRAPRQKTNGTPGEKRDLLLELMLLADVGMLGLPNAGKSTFIRSVSAAKPKVADYPFTTLVPSLGVARVGADRSFVVADIPGLIEGAAEGAGLGIRFLKHLERCRVLIHLVDIMPIDESDPAHNISVIESELYQYSEKLSEKPTWLVFNKIDTIGEEEAKERAKEIAEQIGWEGDYYLISAATGQNVQQLTRDIMDFIEANPRELEEENKEAEEVKFKWDDYHQQAMQNPIEEEDWDDFDDDWSEEDEEGVEFVYTR is encoded by the coding sequence ATGAAATTTATTGATGAAGCCCTGATTCGTGTCGAAGCAGGCGATGGCGGTAATGGCTGTGTAAGCTTCCGCCGTGAAAAATATATCCCGAAAGGGGGGCCTGACGGTGGCGATGGTGGCGATGGTGGCGATGTTTATTTAATTGCCGATGAAAACCTAAATACCTTAATCGACTACCGTTTTGAGAAACGCTATGCCGCAGGGCGTGGCGAGAATGGTCGCAGTGCAGGGTGTACCGGACATCGTGGTAACGATATTACCTTACGTGTGCCGGTGGGAACCCGTGCAATTGATAACGACACCCAAGAAGTGATTGGCGACTTAACCAAACACGGTATGAAAATGCTGGTGGCAAAAGGTGGGTATCACGGCTTAGGTAATACCCGTTTCAAATCATCAGTAAACCGTGCGCCGCGTCAAAAAACCAACGGCACACCGGGCGAAAAACGTGATTTGTTACTTGAATTAATGTTACTTGCCGATGTCGGTATGCTAGGTTTACCAAATGCCGGTAAATCAACCTTTATCCGTAGTGTTTCTGCGGCAAAACCGAAAGTAGCTGATTATCCGTTTACCACCTTAGTACCAAGTTTAGGTGTGGCTCGTGTTGGTGCAGATCGTAGCTTTGTGGTGGCAGATATTCCGGGGCTGATTGAAGGTGCTGCAGAAGGTGCGGGCTTAGGTATTCGTTTCTTAAAACACTTAGAACGTTGCCGAGTGTTGATCCATTTAGTGGATATTATGCCGATTGATGAAAGTGATCCGGCGCATAACATTTCTGTGATTGAAAGCGAGTTGTATCAATATAGCGAAAAACTGTCAGAAAAACCGACCTGGTTAGTTTTCAATAAAATTGATACTATCGGCGAAGAAGAAGCGAAAGAACGTGCGAAAGAGATTGCCGAGCAGATTGGCTGGGAAGGCGATTACTACCTGATTTCTGCGGCAACAGGTCAAAATGTCCAACAGCTAACCCGTGATATTATGGACTTCATTGAAGCAAACCCTCGTGAGCTTGAAGAAGAAAATAAAGAAGCGGAAGAAGTGAAATTCAAATGGGACGATTATCATCAACAAGCTATGCAAAATCCAATTGAAGAAGAGGATTGGGACGATTTTGATGATGATTGGTCTGAAGAAGATGAAGAAGGCGTAGAGTTCGTTTATACTCGATAA
- a CDS encoding ATP-binding cassette domain-containing protein: MVKASFEKPNRTLLSDISLSFGQRNVYSLIGHNGSGKFTLIKLLAKKYTFIRKYYL; this comes from the coding sequence ATGGTAAAGGCTTCATTTGAAAAACCTAACCGAACATTACTTAGCGATATTTCATTATCGTTTGGACAAAGGAATGTATATAGCCTTATAGGGCATAATGGTTCTGGTAAATTTACGCTCATCAAGCTACTCGCAAAAAAATACACATTCATCAGGAAATATTACCTTTGA
- a CDS encoding extracellular solute-binding protein has protein sequence MLAKFTAIAVAFSAMATHAAEKLYVYNWTEYVPSSLLERFTKETGIEVIYSTFESNEEMYSKLKLSNSKGYDIVFPSSYYVGKMAKEGMLAELDKSKLTNLKNVSQELMAKPFDPENKYSLPYVYGLTGIGVNASEIDPNALSSWGDLWREEYKGKLLLMNDPREVFHIALLLDGKSPNSENEQEIKSAYERLKKLIPNVLVFNSDSPEMPYLQGEVSVGMQWSGSAYRAKNENKDLQFIFPKEGAVLWMDNYVIPKGAVNKEAAHKFIDFLLRPESAKEVIETMGFSMPNEGVKALLPTETVNDPLIFPPKAEIEKGVLQADVGSAVEIYEKYWNLLKTGSK, from the coding sequence ATGTTGGCGAAATTCACAGCAATTGCTGTGGCATTCTCAGCAATGGCAACTCATGCCGCTGAAAAACTTTATGTGTATAACTGGACAGAATACGTTCCTTCTTCTTTATTAGAACGTTTTACCAAAGAAACGGGCATCGAAGTGATTTATTCCACTTTCGAAAGTAATGAAGAGATGTACTCTAAGTTAAAATTATCAAATTCAAAGGGCTACGATATTGTTTTTCCGTCAAGCTACTATGTGGGCAAGATGGCAAAAGAAGGGATGTTAGCGGAATTGGATAAATCGAAACTGACAAATTTGAAAAATGTGTCGCAGGAATTGATGGCAAAACCGTTCGACCCTGAAAATAAATACTCGTTACCTTATGTTTACGGTTTAACGGGCATTGGGGTAAATGCTTCAGAAATCGATCCTAACGCGCTTTCAAGCTGGGGCGATTTATGGCGTGAGGAATACAAAGGCAAATTATTGCTGATGAATGACCCTCGTGAAGTTTTCCATATTGCACTTTTATTAGATGGCAAATCGCCAAATAGTGAAAATGAGCAAGAGATTAAATCCGCTTATGAGCGTTTGAAAAAACTCATTCCAAACGTGTTAGTGTTTAACTCAGATTCGCCTGAAATGCCTTATTTACAAGGCGAAGTATCGGTAGGTATGCAGTGGTCGGGTTCGGCTTATCGTGCGAAAAATGAAAATAAAGATTTACAATTTATTTTCCCGAAAGAAGGCGCGGTATTGTGGATGGATAACTACGTGATCCCGAAAGGTGCGGTAAATAAAGAGGCGGCACATAAATTTATTGATTTCCTACTTCGTCCTGAAAGTGCGAAGGAAGTAATCGAAACCATGGGCTTTTCAATGCCAAATGAAGGCGTGAAAGCGTTGCTACCGACAGAAACGGTAAATGATCCTTTGATTTTCCCACCTAAAGCGGAAATTGAGAAAGGCGTTCTACAAGCAGATGTAGGTTCTGCGGTAGAAATTTATGAAAAATACTGGAACTTGTTAAAAACAGGCAGTAAGTAA
- a CDS encoding acetate uptake transporter encodes MSNHNSLTANPAPLGLCGFALTTWLLSLINNGTFGGENVGLVLAMGFAFGGTAQMIAGMFEFSKGNTFGFTAFTSYGAFWWSFALLKVFFGATVSPEFVGWYLVVWGTFTLMMFIGTLAKARALQAIFLALTITFYLLAAGDFTGNHTLTHIGGNFGLLTALLAFYLAAADIINDSFGREVLPVGNPK; translated from the coding sequence ATGTCAAATCATAACTCTTTAACAGCAAACCCGGCTCCACTTGGTTTATGTGGTTTTGCATTAACAACTTGGTTACTTAGCTTAATCAACAATGGTACTTTCGGTGGCGAAAATGTTGGCTTAGTGCTTGCAATGGGCTTTGCTTTCGGTGGTACAGCACAGATGATTGCTGGTATGTTTGAATTCTCAAAAGGTAATACTTTTGGTTTCACCGCATTTACAAGCTACGGTGCGTTCTGGTGGTCATTCGCATTATTAAAAGTTTTCTTCGGTGCAACTGTTTCGCCTGAATTCGTTGGTTGGTACTTAGTGGTTTGGGGTACGTTCACGTTAATGATGTTTATCGGTACATTAGCAAAAGCGCGTGCATTACAAGCGATTTTCCTTGCTTTAACCATTACTTTCTACTTATTAGCTGCTGGCGACTTTACAGGTAACCACACTTTAACACACATTGGTGGTAACTTTGGTTTATTAACAGCATTATTAGCATTCTATCTTGCGGCAGCTGATATCATCAATGATAGCTTTGGTCGTGAAGTATTACCGGTGGGTAATCCAAAATAA
- a CDS encoding iron-siderophore ABC transporter substrate-binding protein: MKKSISYLYNILLRRLQAVIFFSFFVLSAYAGEPEEVFVTLDWTVAETLIALGENPITMGDAKNYNRWNPVLPEPMQDLGIRLQPNPEQIAQPPLHLEPASLTFINSNFYRQATSQLKKHAKNVEVIDFYQEGDAWVNVINATKRIAELINKPDAFELLLNQYSYTINTIAPLVKPYLDRPIALVQFIDSRHLRIYAQNSPCGHVLGQLGFKNAWQGTHNYWGFETIEVTQLSQLPKNSRFVVIKPLPTNVALAIKYNVLWKKLDMARDPVILPALWTFGGIPSAQRFAEALANGLIHGGEG; the protein is encoded by the coding sequence ATGAAAAAATCCATTTCTTACTTATACAATATCCTTTTACGCCGTTTACAAGCGGTTATTTTTTTCAGTTTTTTTGTATTATCTGCGTATGCAGGGGAGCCAGAGGAAGTTTTTGTAACACTAGATTGGACGGTCGCAGAAACATTAATCGCATTAGGTGAAAATCCTATAACAATGGGCGACGCAAAAAATTATAACCGCTGGAATCCAGTATTACCTGAACCGATGCAAGATTTAGGTATTCGATTACAACCTAATCCAGAACAAATAGCCCAGCCTCCTCTCCATTTAGAGCCTGCCTCTTTAACTTTTATTAATAGTAATTTTTATAGGCAGGCAACATCACAACTTAAAAAACATGCTAAGAATGTTGAAGTCATCGACTTTTACCAAGAAGGTGACGCATGGGTAAATGTAATAAATGCAACAAAGCGAATTGCCGAGCTCATTAATAAGCCAGATGCTTTTGAACTCTTATTAAATCAATATTCGTATACGATTAATACAATTGCACCGCTTGTCAAACCTTATTTAGATCGCCCTATCGCTTTGGTTCAATTTATTGATTCACGCCATTTACGTATTTATGCACAAAATAGCCCTTGCGGACATGTATTGGGGCAACTGGGTTTTAAAAATGCTTGGCAAGGTACACATAATTATTGGGGATTTGAAACCATTGAAGTGACGCAATTATCCCAATTACCTAAAAATAGCCGATTTGTCGTTATAAAGCCTCTCCCAACAAATGTTGCTTTGGCGATTAAATACAATGTCCTTTGGAAAAAGCTCGATATGGCGAGAGACCCGGTTATATTACCGGCGCTTTGGACTTTCGGTGGGATTCCTTCCGCCCAACGTTTTGCAGAGGCACTTGCAAACGGTTTAATCCACGGAGGAGAGGGATAA
- a CDS encoding bifunctional tRNA (adenosine(37)-C2)-methyltransferase TrmG/ribosomal RNA large subunit methyltransferase RlmN — MSDQIQATNIAVAHPKSEKVNLMNMTRPQMREFLASLGEKPFRADQLMKWIYHFGEDNFDNMSNINKVLREKLKQVAEIKAPEVAVEQRSADGTIKWAMQVGEQQIETVYIPEADRATLCVSSQVGCALACTFCSTAQQGFNRNLNVAEIIGQVWRASKIIGNFGVTGVRPITNVVMMGMGEPLLNVNNVVPAMEIMLDDFAYGLSKRRVTLSTSGVVPALDGLREKIDVALAISLHAPNDEIRDEIVPINKKYNIEMLINSVNKYLEVSNANHGKVTIEYVMLDHINDEVDHAHQLAKVLKNTPCKINLIPWNPFPEAPYAKSSNSRIDRFQKALMEYGFTVTIRKTRGDDIDAACGQLAGDVIDRTKRTLEKRKFGQGIEVKNH, encoded by the coding sequence ATGTCAGATCAAATTCAAGCAACGAACATTGCCGTTGCACACCCGAAATCCGAAAAAGTTAATCTTATGAATATGACACGCCCACAAATGCGTGAATTTTTAGCGAGTTTAGGCGAAAAACCTTTCCGTGCCGATCAGCTAATGAAATGGATTTATCACTTCGGAGAAGATAATTTCGATAATATGAGCAATATCAACAAGGTATTGCGTGAAAAGCTCAAACAAGTTGCTGAAATCAAAGCGCCTGAAGTTGCCGTAGAACAACGTTCTGCCGATGGTACGATCAAATGGGCAATGCAAGTAGGCGAACAGCAAATTGAAACCGTTTATATTCCGGAAGCAGACCGTGCTACGCTATGTGTTTCTTCCCAAGTAGGTTGTGCCTTAGCTTGTACATTCTGTTCAACCGCACAACAGGGTTTTAACCGCAATTTAAATGTCGCAGAAATTATCGGGCAAGTTTGGCGTGCGTCTAAAATTATCGGTAACTTTGGTGTTACTGGCGTTCGCCCGATTACTAATGTGGTGATGATGGGGATGGGCGAGCCATTATTGAACGTGAATAACGTTGTTCCGGCAATGGAAATTATGTTAGATGACTTCGCCTATGGTTTATCTAAACGCCGTGTGACGCTTTCAACCTCTGGCGTTGTACCGGCATTAGATGGATTACGTGAAAAAATTGATGTGGCATTGGCGATTTCATTACACGCACCAAATGATGAAATCCGTGATGAAATTGTACCGATTAACAAAAAATATAACATTGAAATGTTAATTAACTCCGTGAATAAGTATTTAGAAGTCTCTAATGCGAACCACGGAAAAGTCACGATTGAGTACGTGATGTTAGATCATATCAACGATGAAGTTGATCACGCACACCAATTAGCGAAAGTCTTAAAGAATACACCGTGTAAAATTAACTTAATTCCTTGGAACCCGTTCCCGGAAGCACCTTATGCGAAGAGTTCAAATTCTCGTATTGACCGTTTCCAAAAAGCGTTAATGGAGTACGGTTTTACGGTAACCATTCGTAAAACACGTGGCGATGATATTGATGCGGCTTGTGGACAGCTTGCTGGCGATGTAATCGACCGTACCAAACGTACGCTTGAAAAACGTAAATTCGGTCAAGGAATTGAGGTTAAGAACCACTAA
- a CDS encoding ABC transporter substrate-binding protein, whose translation MKLNKLTAVAAGLVAAFALTACDDKNTENKTVAKPAGEKTFVNCVSRSPQYFSPALAMDGISYNASSQQVYNRLVEFKRGSTEIEPALAESWEISEDGLTYTFHLRKGVKFHSNKEFTPTRDLNADDVVFSFNRQLDPNHPYHNVSKATYPYFKAMKFPALLKSVEKVDENTVKFTLNKKDATFLSSLGMDFTSIYSAEYADAMLKAGKPETIDSTPIGTGPFAFTGYVLDQASRYVAHKDYWNGKADFDRLIFEIVPDATTRYAKLQAGQCDLIDFPNATDIEKMKTDPKVNLLSNPGLNIAYVAFNTEKAPFDNVKVRQALNLAVDKKAIIDIVYQGAGVAAKTPLPPTIWGYNNSLPDSEYNIEKAKQLLAEAGYPNGFETELWVQPVVRASNPNPRRMSEIIQADWAKLGVKAKLVTYEWGDYIKRTKAGELTAGTYGWSGDNGDPDNFLSPLFGSSNIGNSNYARFNNPELDALLDKAIGLSDKAERTKLYEQAQVLLREQAPWVNVAHSINFAPTSKRVQDYKQSPFGYTYLYGTKLTD comes from the coding sequence ATGAAATTAAATAAATTAACTGCCGTTGCAGCCGGTTTAGTCGCAGCCTTTGCATTAACCGCTTGCGATGATAAAAATACTGAAAACAAAACCGTAGCAAAACCTGCCGGTGAAAAAACGTTTGTGAACTGTGTAAGCCGTTCGCCACAATATTTCAGCCCAGCTTTAGCAATGGACGGTATTTCATATAATGCGAGTTCACAACAAGTTTACAACCGTTTAGTGGAATTCAAACGTGGTTCAACCGAAATCGAGCCGGCTTTAGCAGAAAGTTGGGAGATTTCTGAAGATGGTTTAACCTATACTTTCCATTTACGTAAAGGGGTTAAATTCCACTCAAATAAAGAATTCACGCCAACACGCGATTTAAATGCTGATGATGTGGTCTTTTCATTTAACCGTCAGTTAGACCCAAATCACCCGTATCACAACGTATCAAAAGCGACCTATCCGTACTTTAAAGCGATGAAATTCCCTGCTTTATTAAAATCGGTAGAAAAAGTTGATGAGAATACGGTGAAATTTACCCTTAACAAGAAAGATGCTACCTTCCTTTCAAGTTTAGGTATGGATTTTACGTCAATCTACTCTGCTGAATATGCCGATGCGATGCTAAAAGCAGGTAAACCTGAAACGATTGATAGCACGCCTATCGGTACAGGTCCATTTGCGTTTACAGGCTATGTGTTAGATCAAGCAAGCCGTTATGTTGCACATAAAGATTATTGGAACGGTAAAGCAGATTTCGACCGCTTGATCTTTGAAATTGTGCCGGATGCAACAACTCGCTATGCGAAATTACAAGCAGGACAATGTGATTTAATCGATTTCCCAAATGCAACAGACATTGAGAAAATGAAAACCGATCCGAAAGTGAATTTACTTTCAAATCCGGGTTTAAACATTGCTTATGTTGCCTTTAATACCGAAAAAGCCCCTTTCGATAATGTGAAAGTTCGTCAAGCGTTAAATCTTGCCGTAGATAAAAAAGCAATCATTGATATCGTGTATCAAGGTGCAGGCGTAGCCGCGAAAACCCCTTTACCGCCAACAATTTGGGGCTATAACAACAGCTTGCCAGATTCAGAATATAACATTGAGAAAGCAAAACAGTTGTTAGCAGAAGCGGGTTATCCAAATGGTTTTGAAACAGAATTATGGGTTCAACCGGTTGTGCGAGCTTCTAACCCGAACCCTCGCCGTATGTCTGAAATTATCCAAGCAGACTGGGCAAAACTTGGCGTGAAAGCAAAATTAGTTACCTATGAATGGGGCGACTATATTAAACGTACTAAAGCAGGCGAATTAACTGCAGGGACTTATGGTTGGTCTGGCGACAATGGTGATCCGGATAACTTCTTATCGCCATTATTCGGTTCAAGCAACATTGGTAACAGCAACTATGCTCGTTTCAATAACCCAGAGTTAGATGCCTTATTAGATAAAGCGATTGGTTTATCCGATAAAGCGGAACGCACGAAACTTTATGAGCAAGCGCAAGTATTATTACGTGAGCAAGCACCGTGGGTTAACGTAGCACACTCTATTAACTTTGCGCCGACAAGTAAACGTGTGCAAGACTACAAACAAAGCCCGTTTGGTTACACCTATTTATACGGTACAAAATTAACTGACTAA
- the argS gene encoding arginine--tRNA ligase — MNIQHILSEKIKQAMISAGADSNVEPLVRQSGKPEFGDYQANGAMGAAKKLGMNPREFAQKILDNANLDGIVDKLEIAGPGFINIFLNKAWLAENANQALQAVNFGIQTANPQTIVVDYSSPNVAKEMHVGHLRSTIIGDAVVRTLEFLGNNVIRANHVGDWGTQFGMLIAYLEKMENEHASQMELSDLEAFYRAAKEHYDSDEAFAEKARNYVVKLQSGDEYCRTMWKKLVDITMHHNQENYDRLNVTLTEKDVMGESLYNPMLPEIVADLKAKGLAVEDEGALVVFLDEFKNKDGDPMGVIVQKKDGGFLYTTTDVAAAKYRYETLKADRALVFSDSRQAQHMQQAWLITRKAGYVPDSFSLEHPFFGMMLGKDGKPFKTRSGGTVKLKDLLDEAVERADKLISARSTDLTAEEKAAVVEAVAIGSVKYSDLSKNRTTDYVFDWDNMLTFEGNTAPYMQYAYTRIRSIFARAGIDANELTGEIHLTEDKERALAVKLLQFEEALNGVAKEGMPHILCQYLYELAGTFSSFYEACPILNAEEAVKNSRLRLAALTAKTLKQGLDLLGIKTVEKM, encoded by the coding sequence GTGAATATTCAGCATATTTTATCGGAAAAAATCAAGCAAGCAATGATAAGTGCGGGTGCGGATTCAAATGTTGAACCGCTTGTTCGTCAATCAGGCAAACCTGAATTTGGCGATTATCAAGCAAACGGTGCTATGGGGGCAGCAAAAAAATTAGGCATGAACCCACGTGAGTTTGCTCAGAAAATTTTAGATAATGCGAATTTAGACGGGATTGTAGATAAATTAGAAATTGCCGGTCCGGGCTTTATCAATATTTTCTTAAATAAAGCGTGGTTAGCGGAGAATGCAAATCAAGCATTGCAAGCGGTTAATTTTGGTATTCAAACTGCAAATCCACAAACGATTGTGGTGGATTACTCTTCGCCAAATGTGGCAAAAGAGATGCACGTAGGACATTTGCGTTCTACCATTATCGGTGATGCGGTTGTGCGTACACTTGAGTTCTTAGGGAATAACGTCATTCGTGCAAATCACGTTGGCGACTGGGGAACACAGTTCGGTATGCTGATTGCTTACCTTGAAAAAATGGAAAATGAGCACGCCAGCCAAATGGAATTAAGCGATTTAGAAGCCTTCTACCGTGCGGCAAAAGAACATTACGACAGTGATGAAGCTTTTGCCGAAAAAGCGCGTAACTACGTGGTTAAGCTACAAAGTGGCGATGAATATTGTCGTACGATGTGGAAAAAACTGGTGGATATTACAATGCACCACAACCAAGAAAATTATGACCGCTTGAATGTTACGCTAACGGAAAAAGATGTAATGGGCGAAAGCCTTTACAACCCGATGTTGCCTGAAATTGTTGCCGATCTTAAAGCGAAAGGACTTGCCGTTGAAGATGAAGGCGCATTAGTTGTTTTCTTAGATGAGTTCAAAAATAAAGACGGCGACCCAATGGGGGTTATTGTTCAGAAGAAAGATGGTGGCTTCCTTTACACAACTACCGATGTTGCAGCGGCAAAATACCGTTATGAAACACTAAAAGCTGACCGTGCCTTAGTTTTCTCCGACTCTCGCCAAGCACAACATATGCAACAAGCGTGGTTAATTACCCGTAAAGCAGGCTATGTACCGGATTCCTTCAGCCTTGAACACCCGTTCTTCGGTATGATGTTAGGTAAAGATGGCAAGCCGTTTAAAACCCGTTCAGGCGGAACGGTTAAATTAAAGGATCTTCTTGATGAAGCGGTAGAACGCGCAGACAAACTTATTTCCGCACGTTCAACAGACTTAACTGCGGAAGAAAAAGCAGCAGTGGTTGAGGCGGTTGCAATTGGTTCGGTGAAGTATTCGGATCTTAGCAAAAACCGTACAACGGATTATGTGTTTGATTGGGATAATATGCTCACATTTGAGGGCAACACAGCACCTTATATGCAATATGCTTACACACGTATCCGTTCGATTTTTGCTCGTGCCGGTATTGATGCAAACGAACTCACTGGCGAGATTCATTTAACTGAAGATAAAGAACGTGCATTAGCGGTTAAATTACTGCAATTTGAAGAAGCGTTAAACGGTGTAGCAAAAGAAGGAATGCCGCATATTCTTTGCCAATACTTATATGAGTTAGCCGGTACGTTCTCAAGTTTCTATGAGGCTTGCCCAATTCTAAATGCAGAAGAAGCTGTGAAAAATAGCCGTTTACGTTTAGCAGCATTAACAGCGAAAACGTTAAAACAAGGTTTAGATCTTTTAGGAATTAAAACTGTAGAGAAAATGTAA
- a CDS encoding VOC family protein, with protein sequence MDKIISETAKFFEEMTACFGDLSQFEQNILQMAQLAKIDLAKLEIDHVAVRMNSIEKAEKWRTFLLRNAKLLKESKVNGRPIGLFLLPYSLNLCGQLVPILELPFPKGKAYPQEGWEHVEAVFPMLETENTSQWIARTLATFNLTEHPDLALKISQPEVEGERLPNPTIAITVKNATFCNHSCLKLHPYGINDVIRSESDF encoded by the coding sequence ATGGACAAAATTATATCAGAAACTGCAAAATTTTTCGAGGAAATGACAGCTTGTTTTGGTGATTTATCGCAATTTGAGCAAAATATTTTACAAATGGCCCAATTAGCCAAGATTGATTTAGCTAAATTGGAGATTGATCATGTTGCAGTACGAATGAATAGCATTGAAAAAGCTGAAAAATGGCGAACATTTTTGTTAAGAAATGCAAAGTTACTTAAAGAAAGTAAAGTAAACGGTCGTCCCATAGGGCTTTTTTTATTGCCTTATTCATTAAATTTATGTGGCCAGCTTGTTCCCATTTTAGAGCTTCCCTTTCCGAAAGGAAAAGCCTATCCGCAAGAAGGTTGGGAGCACGTTGAAGCGGTATTTCCAATGCTAGAAACGGAAAATACCTCCCAATGGATTGCACGAACATTAGCGACATTTAACTTAACGGAACATCCCGATTTAGCATTAAAAATAAGTCAGCCTGAAGTGGAAGGGGAACGTTTGCCCAACCCAACAATTGCAATAACTGTCAAGAATGCAACTTTTTGCAATCATTCTTGTCTTAAGTTACACCCTTATGGTATAAATGACGTTATCCGTTCAGAAAGTGATTTCTGA